Genomic window (Cellulosilyticum lentocellum DSM 5427):
TAATCTATTATATCATATCTTGATTACAAAATAAATTAATACCCTCTTTATTTTACATAGTTTTGCGCCCATAGCAAAGGGGTAACTGAAAGTTTATAAACTTTCGGTTACCCCTTTTAATAATAAAGTATCTTATTTATACTGGATAAGCCGCATTTTTTGTATCTGCAACTTGCATATCTACCTTTGTTTGTTGTGCTTCTCTGTACTTGAAGAAATCAGTAGCTACTTGTGGGAATAAAGCATATGATAAAACATCCTCGTCTTGTTGTTTATACATAGCCATCTCTTTTTCAAGCTTATCTAATTCTGGTTCGAGAAGATCGGCTGGTCTACAAGTAATGCGTTTTTCGTCTCCAATAATCTTCTTAACAATTTCATCTGAAATAGGTACAGGTGTTTGACCATATTCACCTCTTACAATACCTTTTGACTCCTTTGAAACCATTTTATAGCGCTCGCCAGCAAGTACATTTAGTACAGCTTGCGTACCAACAATTTGACTTGTTGGGGTAACAAGTGGTAAATAGCCAAAATCTGCACGTACTCTTGGAATCTCTTTTAATACTTCATAATATTTATCTTCAGCATTTTGCTCTTTTAATTGTGATACAAGATTAGAAAGCATGCCTCCTGGTACTTGATAACGTAATGTATTAATATCTACTTCTAATACTTTTGTACTCATTAACCCACTAGCAAGAGCTTCTTGACGTATAGGTCTAAAGTATTCAGTAATTTCACTAAGCGCTTCTGAATTAATCCCTGTATCATAAGGTGTACCTTCAAAAGTTTTAACAAGTACTTCTGTTGCTGGTTGTGAGGTTCCCATAGCAAGTGGAGACATAGCTGTATCAATAATATCACAACCTGCTTCAATCGCTTTCATGTAAGTCATTGCTGCAACCCCACTTGTATAGTGTGTATGAAGTTGAATAGGCAATGTTGGGACCGCTTCTTTAAGAGCACTTACTAGCTCTGCTGCACGATAAGGTACTAATAATCCTGCCATATCTTTAATACAGATAGAATTAGCACCCATTTCTTCTATTTCTTTTGCTAATCCAACATAATAATCAATGGTATGTACATCACTAATCGTGTAAGAAATCGCAACTTGTGCATGGGCTTTTTCTTTATTAGCTGCTTTTACAGCCGTTTGTAAGTTACGCATGTCATTAAGTGCATCAAAAATACGAATGATATTAATACCATTAGCTACACTTTTTTGTACAAAGTATTCTACAACATCATCGGCATAGTGACGATAACCTAAAATATTCTGACCTCTAAATAACATTTGAAGTGGTGTGTTAGGTGCCTGGTCTTTAATTTTACGAAGTCTTTCCCATGGATCTTCTTTTAAAAAGCGAAGACAAGCATCAAAGGTTGCACCGCCCCATACTTCAAGTGCATGGAATCCTACTTTATCCATTTTAGATACAATAGGTAAAATCTGCTCTGTTGTCATTCTCGTTGCAATTAAGGATTGATGGGCATCACGAAGTGTTGTGTCCATGATTTTAACTGGTCTTGGATTAATATTAGCCATCTTATAACCTCCTATATATGTATATGCTCATATGCTATTTTCTCATTCAATCAATTACCATAAATAGATAACAAAATGCCGGCTGCAATGGCTGAACCAATAACACCTGCTACGTTTGGTCCCATAGCATGCATTAAAAGGAAGTTGCTTGGGCATTCTTCTTGTCCGACCTTCTGAGCTACACGTGCTGCCATTGGAACTGCAGATACACCAGCTGCTCCAATAAGTGGATTGATTTTCTTACCACTTGTATAATACATGATTTTCCCAAATAAAACACCACCTGCAGTTCCTACACAGAATGCGGTAAGTCCAAGAATAACAACTTTAATAGTATCCCATGTAA
Coding sequences:
- a CDS encoding oxaloacetate decarboxylase subunit alpha, whose amino-acid sequence is MANINPRPVKIMDTTLRDAHQSLIATRMTTEQILPIVSKMDKVGFHALEVWGGATFDACLRFLKEDPWERLRKIKDQAPNTPLQMLFRGQNILGYRHYADDVVEYFVQKSVANGINIIRIFDALNDMRNLQTAVKAANKEKAHAQVAISYTISDVHTIDYYVGLAKEIEEMGANSICIKDMAGLLVPYRAAELVSALKEAVPTLPIQLHTHYTSGVAAMTYMKAIEAGCDIIDTAMSPLAMGTSQPATEVLVKTFEGTPYDTGINSEALSEITEYFRPIRQEALASGLMSTKVLEVDINTLRYQVPGGMLSNLVSQLKEQNAEDKYYEVLKEIPRVRADFGYLPLVTPTSQIVGTQAVLNVLAGERYKMVSKESKGIVRGEYGQTPVPISDEIVKKIIGDEKRITCRPADLLEPELDKLEKEMAMYKQQDEDVLSYALFPQVATDFFKYREAQQTKVDMQVADTKNAAYPV